One segment of Acidovorax sp. DW039 DNA contains the following:
- a CDS encoding uroporphyrinogen-III synthase: MFPPQVIVTRPAREAAPWVEQLVQRGIAAVALPLIHIGPVTDPASQTAVAQALQRLQDYRAVMFVSGNAALYFFESNHAPALDNQAQAAIKTRAWAPGPGTARVLQEQGFAADRIDGPAADAAQFDSETLWQQVHGQVQPGDRILIVRGRSAGVHESEGTGRDWLARQIEAAGAQVEFVVAYQRGAPAFTTDELTLARQAASNGSVWLFSSSEAIAHLSAALPQQSWHTASALATHPRIAKTARDAGFGQVRECRPALADVVASIESGA, encoded by the coding sequence ATGTTCCCCCCGCAAGTCATCGTCACCCGCCCTGCACGCGAGGCAGCGCCGTGGGTGGAGCAGCTGGTGCAGCGGGGTATTGCTGCGGTGGCCCTGCCACTGATCCATATCGGCCCGGTCACAGACCCTGCATCCCAGACCGCCGTGGCCCAAGCGCTTCAAAGGCTGCAAGACTACCGGGCGGTCATGTTCGTCAGCGGCAATGCTGCGCTGTATTTCTTTGAGTCAAATCATGCTCCAGCGCTTGATAATCAAGCGCAAGCAGCTATCAAAACTAGAGCATGGGCACCCGGCCCCGGCACGGCCAGAGTGCTGCAGGAGCAGGGGTTTGCGGCAGACCGCATTGATGGCCCCGCAGCCGACGCAGCGCAGTTTGATTCGGAAACGCTGTGGCAACAGGTGCATGGGCAAGTGCAGCCGGGAGACCGCATCCTGATCGTGCGCGGGCGCTCTGCAGGTGTGCATGAATCAGAAGGCACAGGCCGCGACTGGCTGGCCCGCCAGATAGAAGCGGCAGGCGCGCAGGTGGAATTTGTGGTGGCATACCAACGGGGTGCCCCGGCCTTCACTACGGATGAACTGACCCTTGCACGGCAGGCGGCCAGCAATGGGTCCGTCTGGCTTTTCAGCAGCTCCGAGGCCATTGCCCATTTGAGTGCGGCACTGCCCCAGCAAAGCTGGCACACCGCCAGCGCCTTGGCCACCCATCCGCGCATTGCCAAAACCGCACGCGACGCAGGATTTGGTCAGGTGCGCGAATGCCGCCCAGCCCTTGCAGACGTGGTGGCGTCGATAGAATCCGGGGCATGA
- the hemC gene encoding hydroxymethylbilane synthase encodes MSTQNTPIVIATRESRLALWQAEHVQALLRARGHQVELLGMTTKGDQILDRSLSKVGGKGLFVKELEVALEEGRAHIAVHSLKDVPMELPAGFALACVMEREDPRDAFVSPRYASLQDLPAGAVVGTSSLRRQVLLQALRPDLKIEPLRGNLDTRLRKLDEGQYDAIVLAAAGLKRLELGNRIRTTFDPSDMLPAAGQGALGIEVRSDRQDLIDALAPLAHMPTWLTVTAERAVSRAMGGSCSMPLAAHGHLEGTTLHLDAAWGDPEGQAPLVRASASAHVTTLAEADALGLAIAQRLRDAGARGAEGAAAPAAH; translated from the coding sequence TTGAGCACGCAAAACACCCCCATCGTCATCGCCACCCGCGAGAGTCGGCTGGCCCTCTGGCAGGCAGAACATGTGCAAGCCTTGCTGCGTGCGCGGGGCCATCAGGTGGAGTTGCTCGGCATGACCACCAAGGGTGACCAGATCCTGGACCGATCCCTGTCCAAGGTCGGCGGCAAGGGTCTGTTCGTCAAGGAGCTGGAGGTGGCACTGGAAGAAGGCCGGGCGCACATTGCCGTGCACTCGCTCAAAGATGTACCCATGGAACTGCCCGCAGGTTTTGCGCTGGCCTGCGTGATGGAGCGGGAAGACCCCCGCGACGCCTTCGTATCCCCCCGCTACGCCAGCCTGCAGGATCTGCCCGCTGGTGCGGTGGTGGGCACATCCAGCCTGCGCCGTCAGGTACTGCTGCAGGCCCTGCGACCCGACCTCAAGATTGAACCCTTGCGGGGCAACCTGGACACCCGCCTGCGCAAGCTGGACGAAGGCCAGTACGACGCCATCGTGCTGGCAGCGGCAGGCCTCAAGCGCCTGGAGCTGGGCAACCGCATCCGCACCACCTTCGACCCCTCTGACATGCTGCCCGCAGCGGGCCAAGGTGCTCTGGGCATCGAAGTGCGCAGCGATCGCCAGGACCTGATCGACGCCCTGGCCCCATTGGCCCACATGCCCACATGGCTGACCGTGACGGCGGAGCGCGCCGTGAGCCGCGCGATGGGCGGCAGCTGCTCCATGCCTCTGGCCGCCCATGGCCACCTGGAAGGCACGACTCTGCACCTGGACGCAGCATGGGGAGACCCCGAGGGCCAGGCCCCCCTGGTGCGCGCCAGCGCCAGCGCCCATGTAACCACGCTGGCCGAGGCTGATGCACTGGGCCTTGCGATTGCCCAGCGCCTGCGCGATGCTGGAGCGCGGGGGGCAGAAGGGGCAGCCGCCCCGGCAGCGCACTGA
- the flhC gene encoding flagellar transcriptional regulator FlhC, with product MSTPAASVKSVLNESKQIERAAMLIQMGARMQVLESETTLSYERLIRLYKEIAGKSPSKGQLPFSTDWFLTWQENIHSSLFLNIYEYLSKGVDLDSVELLTKAYRLYNEQVATAEIEPLLSFTRAWRLVKFVDAGMLTRTKCSQCGGQFVTELYENRHFTCGLCNPPARAGKSKTAGALMLH from the coding sequence ATGTCCACACCTGCCGCATCCGTCAAAAGCGTCCTGAACGAATCCAAGCAGATCGAACGCGCTGCCATGCTCATCCAGATGGGCGCACGCATGCAGGTGCTGGAATCTGAGACCACTCTGTCCTACGAGCGCCTCATCCGCCTGTACAAGGAGATTGCAGGCAAGTCGCCCTCCAAGGGCCAACTGCCCTTTTCTACCGACTGGTTCCTCACCTGGCAGGAAAACATCCACAGCTCCCTGTTCCTGAACATCTACGAATACCTCTCCAAAGGTGTGGATCTGGATTCGGTGGAACTGCTGACCAAGGCCTACCGTCTGTACAACGAGCAAGTGGCCACAGCCGAGATTGAACCCCTGCTGTCTTTCACCCGTGCATGGCGTCTGGTGAAGTTTGTGGACGCAGGCATGCTCACCCGCACCAAATGCAGCCAGTGCGGTGGTCAGTTTGTGACCGAGCTGTATGAGAACCGGCATTTCACCTGCGGCCTGTGCAATCCACCCGCCCGTGCAGGCAAGAGCAAGACGGCTGGCGCGCTGATGCTGCACTGA
- a CDS encoding EAL domain-containing protein — protein sequence MDYKQIWAGIRSMYEDEGALEGKIRGEHLGSVIRLTPYAMAANIGSASLMLWALQDLRSIGLYLWYTCMLATACVAMQRWRHYAHRQLQTASRRAARRATWHASILAVLWACLPVFWFASVTSGQQLLIATLFTGMLSAGTFLLSPLPRASLCYASIFTAAALWALWDAGEPIMAGVAGLMVFYAPINMVGAISSWRKATALIISRSEAVRQEQLLSTVFRDFEQSANEALWEIRTNGMLAQASARLCTLLRLPPAHAPSTSLPEWLAQHAVRENDAFSKILDQQAPFHSLPMALEIHGERFHLAFTGKPFKDEWGHIRGWRGVVADKTSIVQAQEQLERLAHTDSLTGLANRFFIHQAIAEEMQAGRGGALLLIDLDYFKTVNDTLGHSVGDAVLQEIAKRLQTASAPTHLMARLGGDEFAVLMRQSRDGSYPLALAQRQAQILAEALNRPLHMEGRRLRMGASIGLALFEPGDTDVDGLLVQADTALYVAKDAGRGRYVAYTPEMGERNQRKARLENDLREAIQRREMSLHWQPQIDVSTGRLCGAEGLLRWQHPELGAIAPTEFIQIAEQSGIIDTLGAWVLLQACEAAVHQPALAGLDVSVNVSALQLRDADFVTVVQATLLTTGLAPHRLELEITESVFIEDPARALQQLHALRALGVRIALDDFGTGYSSLSYLSQFPFHTLKIDRAFMQKAGEHGCGHTIVKSIVRMASDLGMRTVAEGVEAPEQLALLCEMGATQAQGYLWSRPCSAEAFAALRSKWDQGTAEERVPMRSEAP from the coding sequence ATGGACTACAAGCAGATCTGGGCGGGGATCCGTTCCATGTATGAGGACGAAGGGGCGCTGGAAGGCAAGATCCGTGGCGAGCATCTCGGGAGCGTCATCCGGCTCACGCCTTACGCCATGGCCGCCAACATTGGCAGCGCTTCCCTCATGCTGTGGGCTCTGCAGGATTTGCGCAGCATCGGGCTGTACCTCTGGTACACCTGCATGCTGGCCACGGCCTGCGTGGCCATGCAGCGGTGGCGGCATTACGCACATCGCCAGTTGCAAACGGCTTCCCGGCGTGCCGCGCGGCGCGCCACATGGCATGCAAGCATCCTCGCGGTGCTGTGGGCCTGCCTGCCGGTGTTCTGGTTTGCCTCGGTCACATCGGGGCAACAGCTGCTGATTGCCACCCTGTTCACAGGCATGCTCAGCGCAGGCACCTTTCTGTTGAGCCCCCTGCCGAGGGCTAGCCTTTGCTATGCCAGCATCTTTACCGCTGCAGCACTGTGGGCCTTGTGGGATGCGGGAGAACCCATCATGGCGGGCGTAGCGGGCCTCATGGTGTTTTATGCCCCCATCAACATGGTGGGAGCCATTTCGTCGTGGCGCAAAGCCACTGCGCTCATCATCTCGCGCAGCGAAGCGGTGCGGCAGGAACAGCTGCTGTCCACGGTATTCCGGGACTTTGAGCAAAGCGCCAACGAAGCCCTGTGGGAAATCCGCACCAACGGCATGCTGGCCCAGGCCTCTGCCCGGCTGTGCACCCTGCTGCGCCTGCCTCCAGCGCACGCCCCCTCCACCTCTCTGCCCGAATGGCTGGCGCAACACGCCGTACGGGAAAACGATGCGTTTTCCAAAATTCTGGATCAGCAAGCCCCCTTTCACTCGCTGCCCATGGCGCTGGAAATCCATGGAGAGCGTTTTCACCTCGCCTTCACAGGCAAGCCTTTCAAGGACGAGTGGGGACACATCCGGGGATGGCGCGGTGTGGTGGCCGACAAAACCTCCATCGTGCAAGCGCAAGAACAGCTGGAGCGGCTGGCCCATACCGACTCTCTCACCGGACTGGCCAATCGGTTTTTCATCCACCAGGCGATCGCCGAAGAAATGCAGGCGGGGCGCGGTGGAGCCTTGCTGCTGATTGACCTGGACTATTTCAAGACGGTGAATGACACGCTCGGGCATTCGGTCGGCGATGCCGTGTTGCAAGAGATCGCAAAGCGTTTGCAAACCGCCTCTGCCCCCACACACCTCATGGCCCGCCTGGGTGGTGATGAATTTGCCGTGCTGATGCGCCAAAGCCGGGACGGAAGCTACCCGCTGGCCCTGGCACAGCGGCAGGCGCAAATATTGGCCGAGGCCCTGAACCGACCACTGCACATGGAGGGACGGCGCCTGCGCATGGGTGCCAGCATTGGGCTGGCGCTGTTCGAGCCCGGTGACACCGATGTGGACGGACTGCTGGTGCAGGCCGATACAGCACTCTATGTCGCCAAGGACGCGGGCCGTGGGCGCTACGTCGCCTACACACCCGAGATGGGTGAACGCAATCAGCGCAAGGCGCGGCTGGAAAATGACTTGCGCGAGGCCATCCAGCGGCGCGAGATGAGCTTGCACTGGCAACCGCAGATCGACGTCAGCACGGGCCGCCTCTGCGGAGCAGAAGGTTTGTTGCGCTGGCAGCACCCCGAACTCGGTGCCATCGCGCCAACAGAGTTCATTCAGATTGCGGAGCAGTCGGGCATCATCGACACGCTGGGAGCCTGGGTGCTGCTACAGGCCTGCGAAGCCGCCGTGCACCAGCCAGCACTGGCCGGTCTGGACGTCTCGGTCAACGTCTCTGCCCTGCAACTGCGCGACGCCGACTTTGTCACCGTGGTGCAGGCCACCTTGCTGACCACCGGGCTCGCCCCCCACCGGCTGGAGCTGGAAATTACCGAGTCGGTCTTCATTGAAGACCCTGCGCGCGCACTGCAGCAACTGCACGCCCTGCGCGCGCTGGGGGTGCGTATCGCCCTGGATGACTTCGGCACGGGATACTCATCGCTCAGCTACCTGAGCCAGTTCCCCTTCCATACGCTCAAGATCGACCGGGCCTTCATGCAGAAGGCGGGTGAGCACGGATGTGGGCACACCATCGTCAAAAGCATTGTGCGCATGGCCTCTGACCTGGGCATGCGCACCGTGGCCGAAGGGGTGGAAGCTCCGGAGCAACTCGCCCTGCTGTGCGAGATGGGGGCCACCCAGGCCCAGGGTTATCTGTGGTCGCGCCCCTGCAGTGCAGAAGCCTTTGCAGCACTGCGCAGCAAATGGGACCAAGGCACGGCAGAGGAGCGCGTGCCCATGCGCTCCGAGGCCCCGTGA
- a CDS encoding sulfurtransferase produces the protein MTYTTLISATELQQLMQSGRPLMVFDCSFELTQPSAGAQHYAQAHIPGAVYADLDKNLSAKHGAPGAHGTLVAQEADQPASGGRHPLPSRERFAMWLSSVGFANDMQAVVYDRNGANYCGRLWWMLKWAGHEAVAVLDGGLQAWQTAGGAVAAGDEPSHFQSNFTLHPPLRRLVTATEVLRNLQQPQQTVVDARGAPRYRGEVEPLDPVAGHIPGALNRPFGDNLGADGRFKPAAVLRAEFETLLAGRPAQSVVHQCGSGVSAVPNVLAMEVAGLGQTGLFAGSWSEWCSDPSRPVERG, from the coding sequence ATGACCTACACCACTCTCATTTCAGCGACAGAACTGCAGCAGCTGATGCAAAGCGGCCGACCGCTCATGGTGTTCGACTGCAGTTTTGAACTGACCCAGCCCTCTGCAGGAGCACAACACTACGCCCAGGCACACATACCCGGCGCTGTGTATGCCGACCTGGACAAGAACCTGAGTGCCAAGCACGGCGCGCCCGGCGCACACGGCACCCTGGTCGCGCAAGAGGCTGACCAGCCCGCATCCGGAGGCCGACACCCCCTGCCCAGCCGCGAACGGTTTGCCATGTGGCTGTCGAGCGTAGGGTTTGCCAACGACATGCAGGCCGTGGTGTATGACCGCAACGGAGCCAATTACTGCGGCAGGCTGTGGTGGATGCTCAAGTGGGCAGGACACGAGGCCGTGGCCGTACTGGACGGGGGCCTGCAAGCCTGGCAGACCGCAGGTGGTGCCGTCGCTGCGGGTGACGAGCCCTCTCACTTCCAGAGCAATTTCACCCTTCACCCGCCCCTGCGGCGTCTGGTCACTGCCACTGAGGTGCTGCGCAATCTGCAGCAGCCCCAGCAGACCGTGGTGGATGCCCGCGGAGCCCCACGGTACCGAGGCGAAGTGGAGCCCCTTGACCCCGTAGCGGGCCATATCCCCGGCGCGCTGAACCGGCCTTTCGGCGACAACCTGGGAGCGGATGGACGCTTCAAGCCTGCGGCGGTGCTGCGTGCCGAGTTTGAAACGCTGCTCGCAGGCCGCCCAGCGCAATCCGTTGTGCACCAGTGCGGAAGCGGTGTCAGCGCCGTGCCCAATGTGCTGGCGATGGAAGTGGCAGGCCTGGGCCAGACCGGGCTGTTTGCCGGAAGCTGGAGCGAATGGTGCAGCGACCCTAGCCGCCCGGTAGAGCGGGGCTGA
- a CDS encoding DMT family transporter: MQALWMVLAAFLFASMGVCVKMASAHFNAAELVCYRGFIGIAILWLLTRTQGVSLATRYPGMHAWRSLVGVASLGAWFYAIGQLPLATAMTLNYMSSVWIAAFLVGGALIAWRPSAATPRPAFQGSLVVTVLTGFVGVVMMLRPSLDQNQAFAGLIGLMSGMTAAFAYMQVMALSRLGEPESRTVFYFAVGSAVAGGIAMLFTGASEWPGWPALWLLPIGILAAGGQLCMTRAYATAKTSRGTLVVANLQYSGIVFAAIYSVVLFNDQIPWVGWIGMVLIVGSGIVATVLRARAAPDSPAEEH; the protein is encoded by the coding sequence ATGCAAGCCCTCTGGATGGTGTTGGCGGCTTTTCTGTTTGCCAGCATGGGGGTGTGCGTCAAGATGGCGTCGGCCCACTTCAATGCGGCCGAGCTGGTGTGCTACCGCGGCTTCATCGGTATTGCCATTCTCTGGCTGCTCACGCGCACACAAGGTGTTTCACTGGCAACCCGCTACCCCGGCATGCATGCATGGCGCAGCCTGGTCGGCGTAGCCTCGCTGGGGGCTTGGTTCTACGCCATTGGCCAACTGCCGCTAGCCACCGCCATGACGCTCAACTACATGAGCAGTGTGTGGATTGCCGCCTTTTTGGTGGGTGGTGCGCTGATTGCATGGCGTCCCTCCGCGGCAACGCCCCGACCTGCGTTTCAAGGTTCGCTGGTGGTCACGGTGCTGACCGGCTTCGTAGGCGTGGTGATGATGCTGCGCCCCAGTCTGGACCAGAACCAGGCATTTGCCGGACTGATCGGGCTGATGTCTGGCATGACGGCTGCGTTTGCCTACATGCAGGTGATGGCGCTGTCGCGGCTGGGTGAGCCCGAATCGCGCACCGTGTTTTACTTTGCCGTGGGCTCTGCAGTGGCGGGCGGCATTGCGATGCTGTTCACCGGCGCATCAGAATGGCCCGGCTGGCCCGCCCTGTGGCTGCTGCCCATCGGCATACTGGCCGCCGGGGGGCAGCTGTGCATGACACGCGCCTACGCCACGGCCAAAACTTCACGCGGCACGCTGGTGGTGGCCAACCTGCAATACTCAGGCATCGTGTTCGCAGCGATCTACAGCGTGGTGCTCTTCAACGACCAGATCCCGTGGGTGGGCTGGATCGGCATGGTGCTGATTGTGGGCAGCGGCATCGTGGCCACGGTGCTACGCGCACGTGCCGCACCCGACAGCCCTGCGGAAGAGCACTGA
- a CDS encoding FlgO family outer membrane protein produces the protein MQRRRFLTHTAAATTALGAGLLQGCSSFYYGEKPGAVWFPTNLIEANHRAADALLLNAPLDGQHPIMVATLVNVDRLTESSRLGRIFSEQIAGRLVQRGLKVVELKLRDSVALQRDQGELLLSREVREVSQSHDAQAVVVGTYAASATALYISLKLVTPTGNAVVAAHDYSVPMEDNVRVLLANGMLRY, from the coding sequence ATGCAACGAAGACGTTTCTTGACCCATACCGCCGCGGCCACGACTGCGTTGGGCGCAGGCTTGCTGCAGGGCTGCAGCAGCTTTTATTACGGTGAGAAGCCTGGGGCCGTGTGGTTTCCCACCAACCTCATCGAAGCCAACCACCGTGCGGCCGATGCGCTGCTGCTGAATGCGCCGCTGGATGGTCAGCATCCCATCATGGTGGCGACGCTGGTCAATGTGGACAGGCTCACCGAGTCGTCACGCCTGGGGCGCATTTTTTCGGAGCAGATTGCGGGGCGCCTGGTTCAGCGCGGTCTCAAGGTGGTTGAGCTGAAACTGCGCGACAGCGTGGCCCTGCAGAGGGACCAAGGGGAGTTGCTGCTTTCACGCGAGGTGCGCGAAGTCAGCCAGAGCCACGATGCCCAGGCGGTGGTGGTCGGCACCTATGCGGCGTCAGCCACGGCGCTGTACATCAGTCTGAAGCTGGTGACGCCAACGGGCAATGCCGTGGTGGCAGCACACGACTATTCAGTGCCCATGGAAGACAACGTGCGGGTATTGCTGGCCAACGGCATGCTGCGTTACTGA
- the ppc gene encoding phosphoenolpyruvate carboxylase — protein sequence MKRSDKDQPLIDDIRLLGRILGDVIREQEGVDAYELVEQVRKLSVAFRRDADQEADRALKKLLKSLTGDQTVSVIRAFTYFSHLANLAEDRHHIRRRAVHERAGDTQEGSIEVALSRLRWAGIPPKTISQTLAGSYVAPVLTAHPTEVQRKSILDAERDIAQLLAARDDIRVRAQLYNTAKDALTPRELAANEAQLRARVTQLWQTRLLRYSKLTVADEIENALSYYEATFLREIPKIYADLEAELGQYPVHSFLRMGQWIGGDRDGNPNVTAQTLQYALARQAEVALRHYLTEVHYLGGELSLSARLVNVSPEMEALAQRSPDTSEHRVDEPYRRALTGIYARLAASLKELTGGEAARHAVAPQNPYASPDEFLADLRVIEASLKAHHGEALAAERLHPLIRAVQVFGFHLATVDLRQSSDKHEEVVAELLAKARIELHYADLQEAAKRALLIKLLNDARPLRVVGAEYSAHAQGELAIFETARVMRERFGPDAIRHYIISHTETVSDLLEVLLLQKEVGLMNGTLDAESRNHLIVVPLFETIEDLRNAAPIMREFYALPGVAALVQRSGGEQDIMLGYSDSNKDGGIFTSNWELYRAEIALVELFDELATSHGIQLRMFHGRGGTVGRGGGPSYQAILAQPPGTVRGQIRLTEQGEVIASKYANPEIGRRNLETLVAATLEATLLQPTKPATKAFLEAAAQLSLASMGAYRALVYETPGFTDYFFNSTPIREIAELNIGSRPASRKASQKIEDLRAIPWGFSWGQCRLTLPGWFGFGSAVEAFVNAEGKDPKTQLALLQKMYRQWPFFRTLLSNMDMVLAKSDLALASRYSELVTDARLRKKVFTAIEAEWQRTTDALARITGDKQRLAHNTALARSIKHRFPYIDPLHHLQVELVRRWRAGQGDERVQTGIHISINGIAAGLRNTG from the coding sequence ATGAAACGATCCGACAAGGACCAGCCCCTGATTGACGATATCCGCCTGCTGGGCCGCATTCTGGGCGATGTCATTCGCGAGCAGGAGGGCGTGGACGCCTACGAGCTGGTGGAGCAGGTCCGCAAGCTGTCGGTGGCTTTTCGCCGGGATGCGGACCAGGAGGCCGACCGGGCTCTCAAGAAGCTGCTCAAGTCCCTGACGGGCGACCAGACGGTGAGCGTGATCCGCGCCTTCACCTATTTCAGTCACTTGGCCAACTTGGCTGAAGACCGCCATCACATCCGCCGTCGTGCCGTGCATGAGCGTGCGGGCGACACCCAGGAAGGCAGCATTGAGGTGGCCCTCTCGCGCCTGCGCTGGGCTGGCATCCCGCCCAAGACCATTTCACAAACTCTAGCGGGCAGCTACGTGGCCCCGGTGCTGACAGCTCACCCCACTGAAGTGCAGCGCAAGAGCATTCTGGACGCCGAGCGTGACATTGCCCAGTTGCTGGCGGCGCGTGACGACATTCGCGTGCGTGCCCAGCTCTACAACACCGCCAAAGACGCGCTGACCCCGCGCGAGCTGGCTGCCAATGAGGCGCAGCTGCGCGCCCGTGTCACGCAGCTGTGGCAAACACGGCTGCTGCGCTACAGCAAGCTCACCGTGGCGGATGAGATTGAAAACGCTCTGAGCTACTACGAGGCAACGTTCCTGCGCGAGATCCCCAAAATCTACGCCGACCTGGAAGCCGAGCTGGGTCAGTACCCCGTGCACAGCTTTCTGCGCATGGGCCAGTGGATTGGTGGCGACCGCGACGGCAATCCGAATGTGACGGCGCAGACACTGCAATACGCGCTGGCGCGGCAGGCTGAAGTGGCGCTACGGCACTACCTGACTGAAGTGCACTACCTGGGGGGCGAGCTGTCCTTGTCTGCCCGCCTGGTCAACGTGTCGCCCGAGATGGAGGCCCTGGCCCAGAGGTCTCCTGACACCAGCGAGCACCGGGTGGATGAGCCGTACCGCCGTGCCTTGACGGGTATCTACGCACGTCTGGCGGCTTCGTTGAAAGAACTGACCGGTGGCGAGGCTGCACGGCATGCGGTGGCTCCGCAAAACCCCTACGCCAGCCCGGACGAGTTCCTCGCAGACCTGCGCGTGATCGAGGCATCGCTCAAGGCCCACCATGGCGAGGCGCTGGCGGCAGAGCGCCTGCATCCCCTGATCCGCGCCGTGCAGGTGTTTGGCTTCCATCTGGCCACGGTGGACTTGCGCCAGAGTTCGGACAAGCATGAGGAAGTGGTGGCCGAGCTGCTGGCCAAGGCGCGAATTGAGCTGCATTACGCCGACTTGCAGGAAGCTGCGAAGCGGGCGCTGCTGATCAAACTGCTCAATGATGCGCGCCCCTTGCGTGTGGTGGGTGCCGAATACTCGGCCCACGCGCAGGGAGAGCTGGCGATTTTTGAGACAGCCCGCGTGATGCGCGAGCGTTTTGGCCCGGATGCCATTCGCCACTACATCATCAGCCACACCGAAACAGTGAGCGACCTGCTGGAGGTGTTGCTGCTGCAAAAAGAAGTGGGGCTGATGAATGGCACGCTGGACGCTGAATCGCGCAACCACCTGATCGTGGTGCCGCTGTTTGAAACCATTGAAGACTTGCGCAACGCCGCACCCATCATGCGTGAGTTCTATGCGTTGCCTGGCGTTGCAGCCCTGGTGCAGCGCAGCGGTGGCGAGCAGGACATCATGCTGGGCTACAGCGACAGCAACAAGGACGGTGGCATCTTCACCAGCAACTGGGAGCTGTATCGCGCCGAGATCGCCCTGGTGGAGCTGTTCGACGAGCTGGCTACCTCGCATGGCATCCAGTTGCGCATGTTCCATGGCCGGGGCGGCACCGTGGGACGCGGCGGTGGCCCCAGCTACCAGGCCATCCTGGCGCAGCCCCCGGGCACCGTGCGCGGGCAGATTCGCCTCACGGAGCAGGGCGAGGTGATCGCCTCCAAATACGCCAACCCCGAGATCGGGCGACGTAACCTGGAAACCCTGGTGGCCGCCACCCTGGAGGCCACGCTGCTGCAGCCCACCAAGCCTGCAACCAAGGCGTTTCTGGAGGCTGCAGCCCAGCTCTCGCTGGCCAGCATGGGGGCCTATCGCGCGCTGGTGTACGAAACCCCTGGTTTCACGGACTATTTTTTCAATTCCACCCCCATCCGCGAGATTGCCGAGCTCAACATTGGCTCGCGCCCTGCATCGCGCAAGGCGAGCCAGAAGATTGAAGACCTGCGCGCCATTCCCTGGGGTTTCAGCTGGGGCCAGTGCCGCCTGACATTGCCCGGCTGGTTCGGCTTTGGCTCGGCGGTGGAAGCCTTTGTCAACGCCGAAGGCAAGGACCCCAAAACCCAGCTCGCCTTGCTGCAGAAGATGTACCGCCAATGGCCGTTCTTCCGCACCCTGCTGTCCAACATGGACATGGTGCTGGCCAAGAGCGATCTGGCGCTGGCCTCACGCTACAGCGAACTGGTCACCGATGCGCGCCTGCGCAAAAAGGTGTTCACTGCGATTGAAGCCGAGTGGCAACGTACCACCGATGCGCTGGCCCGCATCACCGGCGACAAGCAGCGTCTGGCACACAACACGGCCTTGGCTCGGTCCATCAAGCACCGCTTTCCGTACATTGATCCATTGCACCATTTGCAGGTGGAGCTGGTGCGCCGCTGGCGCGCAGGGCAGGGCGATGAGCGGGTCCAGACGGGTATTCATATCTCCATCAACGGTATTGCTGCGGGTCTGCGCAATACGGGCTGA
- the flhD gene encoding flagellar transcriptional regulator FlhD — MTNEQILAEIREANLTYLMLAQNLIRQDKAEAVFRLGLNEEAADILASLSAAQVLKLASRNTLLCSFRVDDNLVWSLLTNHTAKKVGNEATNTLHANILMASRVSEVL; from the coding sequence ATGACCAACGAACAAATCCTCGCTGAAATCCGCGAAGCCAACCTCACTTACCTGATGCTGGCCCAGAACCTGATTCGCCAGGACAAGGCCGAAGCCGTGTTCCGCTTGGGATTGAACGAAGAGGCTGCCGATATTCTGGCCTCGCTGTCAGCCGCCCAAGTGCTGAAACTGGCCTCCAGAAACACGCTTCTTTGCAGCTTCCGCGTGGACGACAACCTGGTGTGGAGCTTGCTGACCAACCACACCGCCAAGAAGGTGGGCAACGAGGCGACCAACACCTTGCACGCCAACATCCTGATGGCCAGCCGCGTGTCGGAAGTTCTGTAA